Proteins encoded together in one Anaerotignum propionicum DSM 1682 window:
- a CDS encoding cob(I)yrinic acid a,c-diamide adenosyltransferase — translation MRRGQICVYYGAGKGKTCVAVGRGLRAIGDDLRVVMIQFMDYHNSKEIELLKKLEPDFRIFRFEKNREEQEFDETVRKEISGEIKNAFNFARKIVDTGECEMLLLDGILECIREGFLSAEQLDELLNRRPDYMDIILTGDALPPTIAERVDCIYQLKTEKQ, via the coding sequence GTGAGACGTGGACAGATTTGCGTTTATTATGGCGCGGGCAAAGGAAAAACCTGTGTGGCTGTTGGCAGAGGGCTAAGAGCGATTGGGGACGATTTGCGTGTTGTGATGATACAATTTATGGATTATCATAATAGCAAGGAAATAGAGTTGCTGAAAAAGCTTGAGCCTGATTTTCGTATTTTTCGATTTGAGAAAAATCGTGAAGAGCAGGAGTTTGATGAAACCGTTCGCAAGGAAATTAGCGGGGAAATAAAAAATGCTTTCAATTTTGCAAGAAAAATTGTAGATACAGGGGAATGCGAGATGCTTCTGCTGGATGGCATTTTGGAGTGCATAAGAGAGGGTTTTTTGTCTGCTGAGCAATTGGACGAATTGTTGAATCGACGCCCTGATTACATGGATATTATTTTGACCGGGGACGCTTTGCCGCCAACCATAGCGGAGCGAGTAGATTGCATTTATCAGCTGAAGACTGAGAAACAGTAA
- the uvrB gene encoding excinuclease ABC subunit UvrB: MEFKVHSQYKPTGDQPEAIEKLARGFQEGKKFQTLLGVTGSGKTFTMANIIEKLQKPTLVIAHNKTLAAQLYNELREFFPENAVEYFVSYYDYYQPEAYVPSTDTYIEKDSSVNDEIDKLRHSATAALVEREDVIVVASVSCIYGLGDPEEYYGMMLSLRPGMEKDRDEVLRSLLEMQYDRNDMNFERGSFRVRGDVVEIFPVGSSEHAVRVEFFGDEVERITEIDVLTGEILGTRAHISIFPASHYVTSPEKLRVSVEHIEAELKERLDQLRREDKLLEAQRLEQRTNYDIEMMREMGFCTGIENYSRHLSLREPGSTPFTLIDFFPDDFLMIADESHVSIPQIRGMYEGDRSRKTTLVDFGFRLPSALDNRPLKFVEFEEKINQLLFVSATPSVYEKEHAEEIAEQIIRPTGLLDPEISVRPIEGQIDDLLSEVKKTTSVGQKVLVTTLTKKMAERLTDYMREAGVRVRYLHSDIDTLERLEIIRDLRMDVFDVLVGINLLREGLDIPEVSLVAILDADKEGFLRSETSLIQTVGRAARNKDGRVIMYANVMTESMNKAIRETNRRRGIQEAYNELHGITPQTIQKKVHDIIQISKTATEKQKFGLDKDPESMSKDELKKLIQKMDKEMKQAALELQFERAAELRDKILELKKML, translated from the coding sequence ATGGAATTTAAGGTTCATTCTCAATATAAGCCCACCGGGGATCAGCCGGAGGCAATTGAAAAGCTTGCCAGAGGATTTCAAGAAGGGAAAAAATTTCAAACGCTTTTAGGGGTTACAGGTAGCGGCAAAACCTTTACTATGGCAAATATTATTGAAAAACTGCAAAAGCCTACTTTGGTAATTGCCCATAATAAGACCCTTGCTGCCCAGCTTTATAATGAGCTGCGGGAGTTTTTTCCCGAAAATGCAGTGGAGTATTTTGTTTCTTATTACGATTATTATCAGCCTGAGGCGTATGTACCCAGTACAGATACCTATATCGAAAAGGATTCTTCTGTGAATGATGAAATTGATAAGTTGCGCCATTCAGCAACGGCGGCCTTGGTAGAGCGGGAAGACGTTATTGTCGTTGCCAGTGTTTCTTGCATTTACGGATTGGGTGACCCTGAGGAATACTATGGGATGATGCTTTCTTTGCGCCCGGGAATGGAAAAGGATCGGGATGAGGTACTGCGAAGCTTATTGGAAATGCAGTATGACCGTAATGATATGAATTTTGAGAGAGGCTCCTTCCGTGTGCGGGGGGATGTAGTTGAAATTTTTCCCGTTGGCTCCTCGGAGCATGCGGTAAGGGTAGAGTTTTTTGGTGATGAAGTGGAGAGAATCACGGAAATTGATGTTCTCACCGGAGAAATTTTGGGAACAAGGGCTCATATTTCCATTTTTCCTGCTTCTCATTATGTGACATCCCCAGAAAAGCTTCGGGTATCCGTTGAGCACATTGAAGCAGAGCTCAAGGAGCGTTTAGACCAGCTGCGCAGAGAGGACAAGCTTTTAGAGGCTCAGCGATTGGAACAGAGAACTAATTATGATATTGAAATGATGCGGGAAATGGGTTTTTGCACGGGAATTGAAAACTATTCTCGTCACCTATCTTTAAGGGAACCCGGGAGTACACCTTTTACACTGATTGACTTCTTCCCTGACGACTTTTTGATGATAGCCGATGAATCCCATGTCTCTATACCCCAAATCCGAGGGATGTATGAGGGTGACAGATCCAGAAAAACCACGTTGGTGGATTTTGGTTTCCGATTACCTTCCGCTTTAGATAACCGTCCGTTAAAATTTGTGGAGTTTGAAGAAAAAATTAATCAGCTTTTGTTTGTTTCTGCAACCCCTTCTGTTTATGAAAAAGAGCATGCTGAGGAAATTGCTGAGCAGATTATTCGACCTACCGGGCTATTAGACCCTGAAATTTCTGTTCGACCTATTGAAGGGCAGATTGATGATTTATTATCGGAAGTGAAGAAAACAACCTCTGTTGGGCAAAAGGTTTTGGTAACAACACTGACCAAAAAAATGGCGGAACGACTGACGGATTATATGCGTGAAGCTGGGGTTCGGGTACGTTATCTCCATTCAGATATTGATACATTAGAGCGGTTGGAAATTATTCGTGATTTACGTATGGATGTTTTTGATGTATTAGTTGGAATCAATCTTCTGCGTGAAGGTTTGGATATTCCTGAAGTAAGTCTGGTTGCGATTTTAGATGCTGATAAGGAAGGCTTTTTACGTTCGGAAACCTCTCTGATACAGACTGTGGGGCGTGCGGCGAGAAACAAGGATGGTCGGGTTATCATGTATGCAAATGTGATGACAGAAAGCATGAATAAGGCCATTCGAGAAACCAACCGCCGTCGAGGCATTCAGGAAGCCTATAATGAGTTGCATGGAATTACGCCTCAGACCATTCAAAAGAAGGTTCATGATATTATACAGATTAGTAAAACGGCTACGGAAAAGCAGAAATTTGGCTTAGATAAGGATCCTGAATCTATGAGTAAGGATGAATTGAAAAAGTTGATTCAGAAGATGGATAAAGAAATGAAGCAGGCGGCATTGGAGTTGCAATTTGAACGTGCTGCAGAGCTGAGAGATAAGATTTTAGAGCTAAAAAAGATGTTATAA
- the dapB gene encoding 4-hydroxy-tetrahydrodipicolinate reductase translates to MINIIMHGCGGKMGQVVAEIVANDANCQIVAGIDPRVPEADFPVFPTPADCNIEADVIIDFSTAVAVPALLEFAKAKKIPVVACTTALSDETMELLKETSKSVAVLKSANMSIGINLLIGLVQKAAKALYDANFDIEIVEKHHNQKIDAPSGTAMALADAINEAMEQQFHYVYDRSQTNEKRDRKEIGIHAVRGGNIVGDHDVIFAGRDEVIELTHKATSREVFAVGAVKAAKFLASQCPGLYSMKDVLA, encoded by the coding sequence ATGATTAATATTATCATGCATGGCTGTGGTGGTAAAATGGGACAGGTTGTGGCAGAAATCGTAGCAAATGATGCCAACTGCCAAATTGTTGCAGGTATTGACCCCAGAGTGCCTGAGGCTGATTTTCCTGTTTTCCCAACGCCTGCTGACTGTAATATTGAAGCCGACGTAATCATTGACTTTTCTACAGCAGTGGCTGTACCAGCACTACTGGAGTTTGCAAAAGCAAAAAAAATACCTGTTGTCGCCTGCACCACTGCTCTCAGTGACGAAACTATGGAATTGCTAAAGGAAACTTCAAAAAGCGTTGCCGTGTTAAAATCAGCAAATATGTCCATCGGTATAAACTTGCTTATAGGGTTAGTTCAAAAGGCTGCAAAAGCTTTGTATGACGCAAATTTCGATATTGAAATCGTTGAAAAGCATCATAACCAAAAAATTGATGCTCCCAGTGGAACTGCCATGGCTTTGGCTGATGCAATAAACGAGGCAATGGAGCAACAATTCCATTATGTTTATGATCGTTCTCAAACAAATGAAAAAAGAGACCGTAAAGAAATCGGAATTCACGCTGTGCGAGGTGGAAATATTGTGGGTGACCACGACGTTATTTTCGCGGGCAGAGACGAAGTAATTGAATTAACCCATAAAGCCACCTCCCGGGAGGTTTTTGCAGTTGGTGCCGTAAAAGCCGCAAAATTTTTGGCTTCACAATGCCCCGGACTTTATTCTATGAAAGATGTCTTAGCTTAA
- a CDS encoding single-stranded DNA-binding protein, whose amino-acid sequence MHMDGLPENNSVAIAGKIVEECVFSHEVYGEGFYTFKIASERLSDQADILPITVSERLIDKEQLKAGTCVDVMGQLRSYNNYNSKKNRLVLTIFAREIRLMSEEEKKNENQIFLNGFICKEPIYRKTPFGREISDILVAVNRAYNKSDYIPCIVWGRNARYMANLKVGENIKVWGRVQSRSYQKKTGDLIEERVAYEVSVSKIEIPHTDEKTKTVEDTTEE is encoded by the coding sequence ATGCATATGGATGGATTGCCGGAAAACAACAGTGTTGCCATTGCCGGTAAAATCGTGGAGGAATGTGTCTTTAGCCACGAGGTTTATGGAGAGGGCTTCTATACGTTTAAGATAGCATCTGAGCGTCTTAGTGATCAGGCTGACATCCTTCCGATCACCGTCTCGGAAAGGTTGATAGATAAAGAACAGCTGAAAGCAGGCACTTGCGTAGATGTGATGGGACAACTTCGCAGCTATAATAATTATAACAGCAAAAAGAACAGGCTTGTGCTTACTATTTTTGCCAGAGAAATTCGTCTGATGTCTGAGGAAGAAAAAAAGAATGAAAATCAAATTTTTTTGAATGGTTTTATCTGTAAAGAGCCAATTTATAGAAAGACACCTTTTGGTCGGGAAATTTCAGATATTTTGGTTGCTGTAAACCGTGCATACAATAAGTCTGACTATATTCCCTGCATTGTTTGGGGGCGTAATGCAAGATATATGGCAAATTTAAAGGTAGGAGAAAATATCAAGGTTTGGGGTAGAGTGCAAAGCAGAAGTTATCAGAAAAAAACGGGCGATTTGATTGAAGAGAGAGTTGCCTATGAAGTTTCAGTTTCAAAAATTGAGATTCCCCATACGGATGAGAAAACAAAAACAGTTGAAGATACTACCGAAGAATAG